The DNA segment CGAGTAGGTGGTGGGGAAATTGATAttgacggcgaggaggtcaactgaagatgatgtggcTGCGAGCAGTAGGGCCCCGGCGCcgctgaagaaggcgagTAGTTGCGCAATGAGTTAGGAGAGAAGAAAATGAGGCACAATTCTGAGGTAGATCGACTCACTCAACGTCACTGAATAAATCAGTGTCTATGATGAGACGTTTTACTTTTGTTGGAGAGGCGGCGTGTGCAGCATGTATTATGCCGGTGAAAGccaggaggaaaaggaggcgATGAATCATAATGTTCGATATTGTTGTTATGATATCGTGAGATATTGGCAAATGATGTTTGAGAGTGACATCAAGGTTGTGGCTTATAATGTTAGTGTAGGGTGTTACTTATGGCCAATAgcatggcggggttgggcaCCTTTGCCCCTACCATCTTCGCAACATATATACACTCAGGGTTCCACGAAAGCAGTTGGCGGAAAACATAGCGGCTGGCACCCTAGCTGGATAAGGCTATATaatatatatacatacaaACTTGCGTTCGACGCAGGCCAGAGGTGGCTGCCCAAAACGAGATCCCTCTCTCCAGTAGCATTGAGCCCCCCCTAACACACGCGTTTCCTTTATCACGTCACGCATTGGTTGATTATACTTGAGTTATCCTTGCAGCGTCGTGATCCAAGAAAACGCCGGTCAACTGCTTGCCCAAGAAAGTTAACTAAGGCAATTCTAAGCCAGTGATATACAATTGGCTAGAGCTTACGGTTTCGAAGTAGCACCTATGAGATATAGATTTGTTCCCCCACTCCTTATATATTAGAGAGCCCCAGTAACTCCAAAGAAAGGGGGTAGATCGTGATCGGAGGCTATAAATAActtgttacaacctgcaccaggaatggatacagactgcaaggcagcacgccagaggtgaatatgacaggatgatcgaaggttgtgacaagcgtctcagacacgggttcaatgtcaacaacaggttgttctaacaaagagctactgagagtagattgtagacaaatgaacttgaattgcttgcatgaggaatcagattcctcgacatggggagcgccggggattccccctatttatgtgaaacTATCTTGTCACATGGTCAACAAATCatggccgcggccaacagaccatggccaccgccaacagaccatggccaccgctaacagaccatggccaccgctaacagaccatgaactccttgctagtaagactcctttctttctgacaggtaccacccagtggttcctgtacagaGGTATTACGCTCGGGGCGTAACATAACTCCGCTACGTCAAATGAACCTAGTGTCACAACCCTGGTATATGGACGGGACTAACGATTGGTTGTGGAACCATGGGAGCAGGGACCAGTCGAGGGAAACACCCAGGAGAGCCAATCACAGTGCAGGAAGAATGATCAGTGTGATCAGGgtactgatcagactgagcacgaCTCAGgggaggtctatatatacggaggaactggctggtgtagatagacagttccgcagtatgcaatacaagtcacaatcgttggcattcagactattgtgattgagacaagccattgttgtacactgtttagctgtaccgaactaggattgttcagaagtgccttcaaccagtatccctttcagaggttctggataggggttcgtcacatcGTTTCATAATCCTTAAATTATAGTAATTAGAATTATTTAACTTATTATTTATAAATATATAGGTTGGATGACAAGGAAATGGCCCACCCACGGATatggaccaccacccccacaccagccacacaaccttgatgagattacccctgaatgctTACACTGcccacaacaagaccaatATTGGGTCAATTTCTATGGAAGTTATACCAAAATGTAGCTCAATCACTGTCAGAGTCAGAAATTTCGTTTGCTTCCCTCTTACGCCGGGTTTGAACCCGATAACGTGTGCTACGCCGCACAGGCTCGGCTGGCTCCGGctgctccacatcctccttaggcaccacttcttcctccaccaccctcccttcaaTACGAGCCTCTTCCAGGTCACAAAGCCTTACAAACTTGGAATTCGAATCTTCTCTATTCAAATTGCGCCTTTTCTTTGCGTCCTGGGCTTTGTGGGCGTTTTGTTAGTGCCTTGCCGCATCTGCTTTGTGGATGGATACCTCAGATCTCAGTGTGAGTATAGTACTGGTGAGAGTCCTTGCCGCAAGCCGTTTTCCGGCCGGCGCATGGTTCTTGAGTaggtccttgaccttcttggccacctgGGAATCCCCCACGGTATGAAAAGTAGGTGTTTTTGAAGAGAGATCCAACGGCACCACAGGGACTACCACCTGGCTTGAAGAGAGCGGTTTGCGCCTACGTATGGGCCATAATCCTGTCCCACGCCAGCCGCCGGCAATATTCTCTTTCCTGAAGCCCTGCTTGCGGGCAAGGTCATACAGCCGGACTAAGTCGACCTTGCCGTCAGGCGTACAGTTGGTGAGGGCGTCGTTTACAGCCACAACCCTCTTATACGCCTTCTTCACACTGGAAAAGCAGCCAATATcaaggggttgaaggacGTGAGGGCAGTGGGGGGGCAGGAAAAGAAGGTAAATATTGCTCCTGTAGCACCGGATCATGAAGTCGTCAGTGGTATGTGAGCCATGGCCATCGCAAATAAGAAGACGTGGTTCTGATGGATCCTCAGGTTCAGTCCTTGGTATAAAGACCTCTTCAAGCCATCCAACGGCCAGGTCGTTACTGGTCCAACCGTTCGATGATACGGCCACATACCGGTCCTTATCGAATTGGTCCTTGAACCATTGCTTTTGAAGGTCTTGGCCTTTGAAGATTACCCCGGGGGGGAGGACTCTCCCATCCTGGGAGATACACTCCAGCATAGTAGTCCAGGTCCTTTTTCCATTCTGTTTGACGTATATAGACTTTTTATCCCCTCATTGAAGACCCCACAACCAAGCCGTTCTCTCCCTGACCTTCCATTATTCCTACTTCATCATGGTGATACCTGTTCTTGGGCTTGATCCAGTCAACGGTAGAATATAGGTTAAAGAACTTGTTGATATTCTCCGGGGTAGCTTCGTTAACTCTAGCGTAGTCAATCTTCTTTCCCACCTTCGTTCTGATACTGGGATGACGGCCAATAAAGCGGGTTACCCAGCGCTTCCCAATGGAGTAGATATCGGCTTGTTCAGCCAGTATACTGGCCGCCAGAGCTCTTACGTTAGCGTGGGTGGGAGCGTAGCCAAGGCTTTCCTGACGAAGGATCCATTGAACGATGAGGTCTTCCTGGCCCTGAGTAAGCCGCTGTTGATTTTCATGGGCCTGTTTGCAAACCTGGGTTCCTAAGATGCGGTGCCTCAGTGTAGAACGTGGAACCCCGTGCTTGTCGGACGCTTGGCGCTGGCTTATACCAGCAAGAATGTCTTGTTCGGCATTTGCGAGATCTTCCTCGGTATATTTGGCCATTGATGGGTACCtggagcaaaaagaagaaaaagaaatggTCCATTTTTGACCTCTGGGGGTGGAATATAAAGTTGGGGGGGCTTTCGGAGGTccagggttgttgagggtttAATGTGGAAAATGGCACTGGTAAGTTCAAGCCAATGTGGGCCACCTCTGTGGGTGGGCCATTTCCTGGTCATCCAACCTATACGTTATATCTCTTTCAGACCCTTGTTGGCCTTACATTTCTCAGAGGGCCCAAACCGTTACATGCTCTGAGCGAGCCGCCGGGCAATATAACTTCAAGGTACGTGTGGCCAAAAAGATATGGTAGAGGTAGTTGCTTGAAGTCGGCCAACAAGAATCACTCCACCTGCGAAAGTTCTCCTGGAACAAGCCGCATCTTCAAGCAAGTCACCGATCGTGATATTGATGAATGACAAGGCCGGAGGAGCATTGGACCCGTCGAGATTTTTTGTCGAAACATAGGCGGTGATTTATAAAGAGTTCAACATAATACTGGATTGCGAATGGGAAGAGTAGTATGATAATAAAAGTAAATGCTTCTTGGGTGCTGTGTAAGGGACCTGGCTCCCGTTCGAGGGAGCGCAGCAGTCTGCTCCACGCGAGTTCGGCCTGGTCGACGGCAAAGGGCATGACAAATGACGGGATGCCTGGCGAatgggagggcggggggagtGCGAGGTATTGAAATTTGGGGTATCACCAGATCGAGTCAGCAAGTTGGATAACTGATGAGGATCTTGAAAACACCAGCGTTTCTGGCTCTTATTGTACAGTTGTTCGGGAAACCCCGACAAGAATCACCAAACATACTTGATCTCGAAGACCTCTGACTGGACTGTGCCGTTGGGCACTCTCTCCAGCTGCATCTTGGCAGATGTGCCCCTGCATTAGGCGGAAGATCTGGTTAGTGTCTGCGCCAGACCTCTTTGGAGACGACGTTTTCTGGTGGAGGGTGGTAATCAAGTTCAATGCGCGAATAGGGGGTATGTGATAGTAAGTGAGGCTGCGACCGGGGTGAAGCGATATTGGCTCCTATTGGCTTGAGACTTTGAGGTACTACGTCCCAGGATTTGTTGACAGTATCTCATGACGGCAAGCACAAGGGAtttggaggttttggagatGCAGGCTGGTAGGGAATTCCCATTGAGAAAGGGAGTCTCAACTTCCAAGATTCCAGAGAAACGGTAGATCCTTTATATCCATGAGCAGGTAACCATCTTAGGCTGGTGTGAAGCAATGCCAACAACCGTCAGACCGTCTTAACTTGACTTTATCAAAGCAGCGTCAAGTTTGAATATTATTGAACCGCAGTCCGAACATCTTCAGACCATCTTGACTCTGGAAGCTGCATCATAATGTCTAACAATAAGAGTTCAAATCCGCAAACGGCCAGCGAGTTGTTATCGAGCCTGTAAGTACCTGTCATGGACACCTGCTTCCCATACTTGGCCGTACACTTCAATGTCGATAGCGTGACAAACACCAAGGACACGGACACCCCCAACGCCATCATATATGATGACACGTTTTTTATACGACACCAAGAATTGGCACAGCCGAGTTGTGGAAATCTCAACGACTCCATCCTGCACACACGAGGATTCAACAAGAATGGAGCCAGGACACACAAAGCATGGGTATCCATCGGAGGTTCAGATATAGGTTGCTGGTTCAATCTCTTTGTCGTACAACCCGTACATAATTTGCTTAGCACACATGCAACCAAATCAAACATTCGCAACCCTAGGCGCCACATGCAATTTGCGAAACGCGCGGAGAACCAACCCCAAGGCAAggcaaacaaacaacaattCGGTTTTATCCGACCCATCCATTACCAGTCCATGAATCACCAGCCCTTCcatcaacccacccccccattATCCATCCGCTTGTTGGTCAATATGTTAAGCCAACCCCCATGCCGAGTACAACGCCCCGCGATTCCACCTCAGCTAGTTGTCCGCAACAAGGCTGCCCAGGAACGAACAACGCCATCAGCTTCTGTCCCGCGTCAAGTCATATCTCATGCCGGCAAAAATGTGTAAAACTCACCCGGGGCAGCAAACTCGCTTTTGTCCATCCCGCTGAGACCGCTTTccttcctctgctgctgctcgctGGCAGCCCGTCTGTTGTCCTCCTCTACCTTGGGCATGATTTCCTGCAGAATCTCTCCCAAGACACCCACATTCTCGGCATCGCGAGGCACGATGTGACCAAGACCATGATCATACATGGTTGCCTTACTGGGCTCGCACACATTGAACAGTGCGaccgccgagctcaagaaggcATCGTCACATCCAAAGATGTGAAACGTGGGGATGTCGATGACGATGCCGGCCTCGTCAAACAGCTGCGCAACGATGCGGTCCTTGCCCTCGAACTTGAGGGGAGGGGCACCTGAGATGAAAATGGCGAACTGTTGGTGTCGAGTTGATCAGCCCTGGGTTTGATTCATGAGAATTTGATGAGGGGGCAGACAAACCTTGATCCTTCGCTGGCACCCGCTCTTCTTGGCCCGTTCCGCCTCCTCTACAATCAAGCTTGCACCAACCATGGCCCCCTCACTATAGCCGATGATGCCATCAATCTCGGGGTCCTCGTCCAGCGTCTTGAAGACAGCGTCCAGCGCTTCTCTCCAGACCCTTTGATGCCAGtcttcaccctcgccggcTTTCTGAAACATTCTCATGGTGTCTTCGGCAGGCATGGAGTGGGGCACATGCCTGAGCCTACGAAGGGTCTCGAAGGTATCTCCCTGGCGGGTGTCGAGGAAACGGTACAGGGGGCGGGCGCCGAAGTAGTCCTCCCATCCTTGAGGAGGGTCGACCTCGTGAGTGCCTTGAGAGTAGGTAAATGTGCAGAGACCGCgtctctccagctcctcggcgagGGGACCAAGTTGAACTTGAAAGTTCTGGACGGCACCAAGTCAGTTGGAGTGCATCCgggagagaggaaggatAAACAAACCTTGGCACTGCCGTAGGCACCGGGGAGGCAGAGAAACTTCATCTTGAGAGTTAGTGATTAGGTTCTTGACTGAAAAGACGGTGAAAAGCGAAATTAATTTGAAAACAGCGTTAAGAAATGACAGGGCGGATTAGGTGGAAGTCTGTGATAAGACTGAGTGAATGGATGGATAGATACTGGTATGAATCGTCGGAATAGGATTGGAACAGGGATGTCTATATCTCCCAGTTTCCGCCGAGCTCACCGTCCCAGCCTTCTGAGAAGCCCAAAATAAACACAGACATAAACACGCGCATATCCGTTTCGCAACGTGTGCAGAAGCGCGTTTAACCTCTTCTGCCTTTCCTCGGATGTATCTAGCGTGCATCAGTACTGCATGAGGATGCAGTAAGTAGGCACAGAGCGAATGATAATGACGCACTACCCTTACCCTCCCATCACCCGGTGTTTCATCGTATGCCTAACTGGATCGTCGGATGGTGTGGAAGTCTAGACCTATCCTCGGCGTGCTAGGGATTGTAGAGCTCGACTATTGCATCCCACCTGTGAAACATAGGCAGATACAGAGGAATGTGGAGGACCGTGGGCTGCTTGGCGAGAGGGTTTACCTTTAGCCGTTGTTAACAACATACAGGTGAAGCATCTACTGCCCAAGTGGCCAATGTACACCAAGAGCAGAAAAAGAACCCAACTGCAGTCTATCAAGCGGAGTTCAAGCTTCGACCGGACAGAACTAACATGCAAATCCAAAACTGGGTACCTACTCAGGAGGAACCCCAGGCGGCATGAGACCAGTTCCCATCCAGTTTGCCTTTCCATGTCTCGGAAGGTGCTCCCCAGGTAGAACTAGGTAACGGCGAGGTGTTTGTCAGCCATGATAAGAGATGGGAAACGCATGTGATACCTGCAGCTGGCATTTGTCTCTGGAAGACCGAAGGACCTGCTGTGCATGTGGAGAAAAGATAGGTGAGGGCGGTTGGCACGTATGTTCTCGTCTTGCATCAGACTACACCGATGCTGCACAACACACTCCATGCTGTCCCCAGAATTCCTCCAACTATCACGTGTGTTTCTCCGTGTTCGATGCGGGCCGGATTCACACCGGGCCGAAGCCAAGTCTTCGGTCCAGGTCCAGTCTGCCCCATCAGCATGTAGAGGCATGAGAAGCTTATCACGGAGACTGATTACCCCCTCACGTCCCATAGCCACCGAAACGTGCAGACGGCAAAACCGTTAGCCCCTGAGGTGCTCTCTAGGACGGGCCAAACCTACCTCGGTGCTAGCGTTGAGTCGGCAACCTTGCTGTTATCTCATATTTCACTGCACGGGTAACATTCCAAATGCTTCACCGGATCGGCGATCAATAGCCCTTTCCACCAGAAAGCCGCCTCTGCAATGCCGTtgagagatgatggggaggtagATATCCGGAGAGCGGCCGGTGCAACGCCTAAGACCGTCGGATGTATAGGCAAACAGACTGTTgcagaaaagaaagggaCGAAACGCGTCTGGTGGCGGGATGGCGTAGCCAAGAGAGTGGGCGGCTCAGTAGTCCATCGTTGGCAGAGCTGGTGTCTGTGTCGCGTAGCCTCTGTGTCATGACTCTTTCCATATAAGTGTTTGGCACCCGTTTTCCCGCCCTGATTTGCAAACACATACTGCCACACACACCTCCCATAatactccctcccctcatccaGCATCGGTCAACAACGCCATATTCCCTCGTTTATGCAACGGTCGTCTTGTTGCAGAATCATGGCGGACCAACAACCGAtgcccatcgccatcgtgGGCATGTCCTGCCGTCTGCCGGGGGATGTGTCCACGCCCGGAGAGTTCTACCGTATGCTCTGTCGCAAGAGAAGCGGCTGGTCCAAGGTTCCCAAGGACCGCTTCACCGCCGAGGCGTATCATCACCCAAACCCCGACAAGAAGGGCTGCTTCAACTCCCAGGGCGGCTACTTCATCAAGGATGACATCTCTATGTTTGATGCTGGATTTTTTGACATCACaaagaaggaggccgagtcTATGGGTAAGCACTCGGGTTCAATGGTTGAAGCATGTGAGAGTTACTAATCGGGCCGTGGCAGATCCTGCACAACGACTGCTACTCGAAACAGCATACGAAGCATTCGAGAACGGTGGCTTTCCCAAAGAGCACATCTCGGGAAAAAGGGTAGGCGTCTTTGTTGGAGCCAACTATACCGAGCACCGAGTCGGTAATCTTCGAGATCTTGATCATATACCAAACTTCGACGCTACAGGAAACCAGGGCGCCTTCTTGGCGGGCCGGCTAGCCTATTACTTCAACCTTCGAGGCCCAGCGTTCACCGTCGACACGGCATGCTCGTCGTCCTTACACGCCCTGCATTTGGCGGTGCAGTCGATCAGGGCAGGCGAGTCCGAATCAGCCATCGTTGGGGCCTCGCACCTCATTACACATCCCGATATCTGGGTGTCGATGGCAAAACTCCGCCTTTTTTCCGACGTGGGCAAAACATATGCGTTCGATGACCGAGCAAAGTCAGGATATGCTCGTGGTGAAGGTGCAGGTTGCCTTATTCTCAAACCCTTGGCCCAAGCTCAAGCAGACAACGACCACATCTTCAGCGTCATCACACATTCTGGCATCAGCCACAACGGCCGGACAGTTGGTATTGTTGCCCCGTCGCCAGAGGAGCAGGAACGCTTGCTCCGAGACGTGTttgccgaggccaagattgaTCCCAAGGATGTCGGCTTCTTCGAGGCTCATGGCACTGGGACAAAGAAGGGGGACCCAATCGAGGCGACCGCCATCTACAGGGCAGTGGGAAGACACTTTACCGCTGACCAGCCCCTTTATATTGGCTCCGCAAAGCCCAACGTCGGCCATTTAGAGGGTGTGTCTGGCATCGTCTCAGTCATCAAATCGGTGCTGATGCTGTACTATGGCTTCATCTTGCCCAACACCGAGTTTGAAACGCTCAATCCGGCCATCCCTCTTGACAAGTGGAACATGCGAGTGGCCACGGACCAGAAGCCATGGCCCAGTAAGAGAAAGTACGCATGTGTCAACAACTTTGGCTTCTCCGGTTCCAACTCGATGTGTGTGCTCAGCGCAGCACCCATCACGCGCGAGATCGAGCTGGGCAAGGACGCTGGCTACACACCTCAGCGGCTCTTCGTCCTGTCAGCCAACGACGAGACAGCCCTTCGCAACAGCATGAAGGAGCTGGGAATCTGGCTCGAACAGCACGCCGAGCTGTACCAGACGACAATGCCACGTAATTTGGCCTATACGCTCTGCCAACGCCGGTCTCATCTGCCATGGCGTGTGGCCGTTGTTGCCGGCATGTGCTCGGCCGTCGCCGGCTCGCTCAACTCTCATGAGATGGTGCCTGCCCGCGCCTCGAGTGAAACGCCCAAGCTGGCATTTGTCTTCACAGGACAAGGTGCCCAGTGGCACGCCATGGGCCGTGAGCTCATCACAACCCATCCCGTCTTCAAAGGCGCCATCATGCGGGCAGACAAGACGTTGCGGGATATTGGGGCCGACTTCTCCATCCACGAGGAGTTGACTCGCGACAAGAAGAGCACCAAAGTCGGCATGGCTCACATCTCACAACCCATTTGCTCGGCCGTACAGCTCGCCTTGATTGACCTCCTGGAGTCATTCGGGATCCGTCC comes from the Podospora pseudocomata strain CBS 415.72m chromosome 5, whole genome shotgun sequence genome and includes:
- a CDS encoding hypothetical protein (antiSMASH:Cluster_8); amino-acid sequence: MPFAVDQAELAWSRLLRSLEREPGPLHSTQEAFTFIIILLFPFAIQYYVELFINHRLCFDKKSRRVQCSSGLVIHQYHDR
- a CDS encoding hypothetical protein (antiSMASH:Cluster_8; EggNog:ENOG503NZG3; COG:S); the encoded protein is MKFLCLPGAYGSAKNFQVQLGPLAEELERRGLCTFTYSQGTHEVDPPQGWEDYFGARPLYRFLDTRQGDTFETLRRLRHVPHSMPAEDTMRMFQKAGEGEDWHQRVWREALDAVFKTLDEDPEIDGIIGYSEGAMVGASLIVEEAERAKKSGCQRRIKFAIFISGAPPLKFEGKDRIVAQLFDEAGIVIDIPTFHIFGCDDAFLSSAVALFNVCEPSKATMYDHGLGHIVPRDAENVGVLGEILQEIMPKVEEDNRRAASEQQQRKESGLSGMDKSEFAAPALLRTTS